From the Bos taurus isolate L1 Dominette 01449 registration number 42190680 breed Hereford chromosome 22, ARS-UCD2.0, whole genome shotgun sequence genome, one window contains:
- the PTH1R gene encoding parathyroid hormone/parathyroid hormone-related peptide receptor isoform X2 yields MKSPRGRGRGAVLGRLSGDPRHPWLGGGRGGALGVDADDVMTKEEQIFLLHRAQAQCEKRLKEVLQRPADIMESDKGWASASTSGKPKKEKPSGKLHPESEEDKEVPTGSRPRGRPCLPEWDHILCWPLGAPGEVVAMPCPDYIYDFNHKGHAYRRCDRNGSWELVPGHNRTWANYSECVKFLTNETREREVFDRLGMIYTVGYSVSLASLTVAVLILAYFRRLHCTRNYIHMHLFLSFMLRAVSIFVKDAVLYSGTALDEAERLTEEELRAIAQAPPPPAAAAGYVGCRVAVTFFLYFLATNYYWILVEGLYLHSLIFMAFFSEKKYLWGFTVFGWGLPAIFVAVWVGVRATLANTGCWDLSSGNKKWIIQVPILASIVLNFILFINIVRVLATKLRETNAGRCDTRQQYRKLLKSTLVLMPLFGVHYIVFMATPYTEVSGTLWQVQMHYEMLFNSFQGFFVAIIYCFCNGEVQAEIKKSWSRWTLALDFKRKARSGSSSYSYGPMVSHTSVTNVGPRTGLGLPLSPRLLPAATTNGHPPLPGHTKSGSPALQATPPAVAAPKEDGFLNGSCSGLDEEACAPERPPVLLQEEWETVM; encoded by the exons GTGGATGCAGATGACGTCATGACCAAAGAGGAGCAGATCTTCCTGCTGCACCGTGCCCAGGCCCAATGTGAGAAGCGGCTCAAAGAAGTCCTGCAGAGGCcag CCGACATAATGGAATCAGACAAAGGATGGGCATCCGCGTccacatcagggaagcccaagaaagagaagccatctgggaagctccacCCTGAGTCCGAGGAGGACAAGGAGGTGCCCACTGGCAGCAGGCCCCGAG GGCGCCCCTGCCTGCCGGAGTGGGACCACATCCTGTGCTGGCCGCTGGGGGCTCCAGGGGAGGTGGTGGCCATGCCCTGTCCCGACTACATTTATGACTTCAATCACAAAG GCCATGCCTACCGCCGCTGTGACCGCAATGGCAGCTGGGAGCTGGTGCCTGGCCACAACCGCACGTGGGCCAACTACAGCGAGTGCGTCAAGTTCCTGACCAATGAGACGCGCGAACGG GAGGTGTTTGACCGCCTGGGCATGATCTACACCGTGGGCTACTCCGTCTCGCTGGCATCTCTCACCGTGGCGGTCCTCATCCTGGCCTACTTTAG GAGGCTGCATTGCACACGCAATTACATCCACATGCATCTGTTCCTGTCCTTCATGCTTCGCGCCGTGAGCATCTTCGTCAAGGACGCGGTTCTCTACTCGGGCACCGCCCTCGACGAGGCTGAGCGCCTCACGGAGGAAGAGCTGCGCGCCATCGCCCAGGCaccgccgccgcccgccgccgccgccggctaC GTGGGCTGCCGGGTGGCTGTGACCTTCTTCCTTTACTTCCTGGCCACCAACTACTACTGGATTCTGGTGGAGGGGCTGTATCTGCACAGCCTCATCTTCATGGCCTTCTTCTCAGAGAAGAAGTACCTCTGGGGCTTCACAGTCTTCGGCTGGG GTCTGCCTGCCATCTTTGTGGCTGTGTGGGTCGGTGTGAGAGCTACCCTGGCCAACACCGG GTGCTGGGATCTCAGCTCCGGGAACAAGAAGTGGATCATCCAGGTGCCCATCCTGGCCTccattgtg CTCAACTTCATCCTCTTCATCAACATCGTCCGGGTTCTCGCCACCAAGCTGCGAGAGACCAATGCTGGCCGGTGTGACACGCGGCAGCAGTACCG GAAGCTGCTCAAATCCACACTGGTGCTCATGCCGCTCTTTGGCGTCCACTACATCGTCTTCATGGCCACGCCGTACACCGAGGTCTCAGGGACGCTCTGGCAAGTCCAGATGCACTACGAGATGCTCTTCAACTCCTTCCAG GGATTTTTTGTTGCCATCATATACTGTTTCTGCAATGGCGAG GTACAGGCTGAGATCAAGAAATCCTGGAGCCGCTGGACACTGGCACTGGACTTCAAGCGCAAGGCACGCAGCGGGAGCAGCAGCTACAGCTACGGTCCGATGGTGTCTCACACGAGCGTGACCAATGTAGGGCCCCGCACGGGACTTGGCCTGCCCCTCAGTCCCCGCCTGCTGCCCGCGGCCACCACCAATGGCCACCCCCCGCTGCCCGGCCACACCAAGTCAGGGTCCCCGGCTCTCCAGGCCACACCACCTGCCGTGGCTGCTCCTAAGGAAGATGGATTCCTCAATGGCTCCTGCTCGGGGCTGGATGAGGAGGCCTGTGCGCCAGAGAGGCCACCTGTCCTGCTGCAGGAGGAGTGGGagacagttatgtga
- the PTH1R gene encoding parathyroid hormone/parathyroid hormone-related peptide receptor isoform X3 — MGAARIAPGLALLLCCPVLSSAYALVDADDVMTKEEQIFLLHRAQAQCEKRLKEVLQRPADIMESDKGWASASTSGKPKKEKPSGKLHPESEEDKEVPTGSRPRGRPCLPEWDHILCWPLGAPGEVVAMPCPDYIYDFNHKGHAYRRCDRNGSWELVPGHNRTWANYSECVKFLTNETREREVFDRLGMIYTVGYSVSLASLTVAVLILAYFRRLHCTRNYIHMHLFLSFMLRAVSIFVKDAVLYSGTALDEAERLTEEELRAIAQAPPPPAAAAGYVGCRVAVTFFLYFLATNYYWILVEGLYLHSLIFMAFFSEKKYLWGFTVFGWGLPAIFVAVWVGVRATLANTGCWDLSSGNKKWIIQVPILASIVLNFILFINIVRVLATKLRETNAGRCDTRQQYRKLLKSTLVLMPLFGVHYIVFMATPYTEVSGTLWQVQMHYEMLFNSFQGFFVAIIYCFCNGEVQAEIKKSWSRWTLALDFKRKARSGSSSYSYGPMVSHTSVTNVGPRTGLGLPLSPRLLPAATTNGHPPLPGHTKSGSPALQATPPAVAAPKEDGFLNGSCSGLDEEACAPERPPVLLQEEWETVM; from the exons GTGGATGCAGATGACGTCATGACCAAAGAGGAGCAGATCTTCCTGCTGCACCGTGCCCAGGCCCAATGTGAGAAGCGGCTCAAAGAAGTCCTGCAGAGGCcag CCGACATAATGGAATCAGACAAAGGATGGGCATCCGCGTccacatcagggaagcccaagaaagagaagccatctgggaagctccacCCTGAGTCCGAGGAGGACAAGGAGGTGCCCACTGGCAGCAGGCCCCGAG GGCGCCCCTGCCTGCCGGAGTGGGACCACATCCTGTGCTGGCCGCTGGGGGCTCCAGGGGAGGTGGTGGCCATGCCCTGTCCCGACTACATTTATGACTTCAATCACAAAG GCCATGCCTACCGCCGCTGTGACCGCAATGGCAGCTGGGAGCTGGTGCCTGGCCACAACCGCACGTGGGCCAACTACAGCGAGTGCGTCAAGTTCCTGACCAATGAGACGCGCGAACGG GAGGTGTTTGACCGCCTGGGCATGATCTACACCGTGGGCTACTCCGTCTCGCTGGCATCTCTCACCGTGGCGGTCCTCATCCTGGCCTACTTTAG GAGGCTGCATTGCACACGCAATTACATCCACATGCATCTGTTCCTGTCCTTCATGCTTCGCGCCGTGAGCATCTTCGTCAAGGACGCGGTTCTCTACTCGGGCACCGCCCTCGACGAGGCTGAGCGCCTCACGGAGGAAGAGCTGCGCGCCATCGCCCAGGCaccgccgccgcccgccgccgccgccggctaC GTGGGCTGCCGGGTGGCTGTGACCTTCTTCCTTTACTTCCTGGCCACCAACTACTACTGGATTCTGGTGGAGGGGCTGTATCTGCACAGCCTCATCTTCATGGCCTTCTTCTCAGAGAAGAAGTACCTCTGGGGCTTCACAGTCTTCGGCTGGG GTCTGCCTGCCATCTTTGTGGCTGTGTGGGTCGGTGTGAGAGCTACCCTGGCCAACACCGG GTGCTGGGATCTCAGCTCCGGGAACAAGAAGTGGATCATCCAGGTGCCCATCCTGGCCTccattgtg CTCAACTTCATCCTCTTCATCAACATCGTCCGGGTTCTCGCCACCAAGCTGCGAGAGACCAATGCTGGCCGGTGTGACACGCGGCAGCAGTACCG GAAGCTGCTCAAATCCACACTGGTGCTCATGCCGCTCTTTGGCGTCCACTACATCGTCTTCATGGCCACGCCGTACACCGAGGTCTCAGGGACGCTCTGGCAAGTCCAGATGCACTACGAGATGCTCTTCAACTCCTTCCAG GGATTTTTTGTTGCCATCATATACTGTTTCTGCAATGGCGAG GTACAGGCTGAGATCAAGAAATCCTGGAGCCGCTGGACACTGGCACTGGACTTCAAGCGCAAGGCACGCAGCGGGAGCAGCAGCTACAGCTACGGTCCGATGGTGTCTCACACGAGCGTGACCAATGTAGGGCCCCGCACGGGACTTGGCCTGCCCCTCAGTCCCCGCCTGCTGCCCGCGGCCACCACCAATGGCCACCCCCCGCTGCCCGGCCACACCAAGTCAGGGTCCCCGGCTCTCCAGGCCACACCACCTGCCGTGGCTGCTCCTAAGGAAGATGGATTCCTCAATGGCTCCTGCTCGGGGCTGGATGAGGAGGCCTGTGCGCCAGAGAGGCCACCTGTCCTGCTGCAGGAGGAGTGGGagacagttatgtga
- the PTH1R gene encoding parathyroid hormone/parathyroid hormone-related peptide receptor precursor (The RefSeq protein has 1 substitution compared to this genomic sequence): MGAARIAPGLALLLCCPVLSSAYALVDADDVMTKEEQIFLLHRAQAQCEKRLKEVLQRPADIMESDKGWASASTSGKPKKEKPSGKLHPESEEDKEVPTGSRPRGRPCLPEWDHILCWPLGAPGEVVAMPCPDYIYDFNHKGHAYRRCDRNGSWELVPGHNRTWANYSECVKFLTNETREREVFDRLGMIYTVGYSVSLASLTVAVLILAYFRRLHCTRNYIHMHLFLSFMLRAVSIFVKDAVLYSGTALDEAERLTEEELRAIAQAPPPPAAAAGYVGCRVAVTFFLYFLATNYYWILVEGLYLHSLIFMAFFSEKKYLWGFTVFGWGLPAIFVAVWVSVRATLANTGCWDLSSGNKKWIIQVPILASIVLNFILFINIVRVLATKLRETNAGRCDTRQQYRKLLKSTLVLMPLFGVHYIVFMATPYTEVSGTLWQVQMHYEMLFNSFQGFFVAIIYCFCNGEVQAEIKKSWSRWTLALDFKRKARSGSSSYSYGPMVSHTSVTNVGPRTGLGLPLSPRLLPAATTNGHPPLPGHTKSGSPALQATPPAVAAPKEDGFLNGSCSGLDEEACAPERPPVLLQEEWETVM; this comes from the exons GTGGATGCAGATGACGTCATGACCAAAGAGGAGCAGATCTTCCTGCTGCACCGTGCCCAGGCCCAATGTGAGAAGCGGCTCAAAGAAGTCCTGCAGAGGCcag CCGACATAATGGAATCAGACAAAGGATGGGCATCCGCGTccacatcagggaagcccaagaaagagaagccatctgggaagctccacCCTGAGTCCGAGGAGGACAAGGAGGTGCCCACTGGCAGCAGGCCCCGAG GGCGCCCCTGCCTGCCGGAGTGGGACCACATCCTGTGCTGGCCGCTGGGGGCTCCAGGGGAGGTGGTGGCCATGCCCTGTCCCGACTACATTTATGACTTCAATCACAAAG GCCATGCCTACCGCCGCTGTGACCGCAATGGCAGCTGGGAGCTGGTGCCTGGCCACAACCGCACGTGGGCCAACTACAGCGAGTGCGTCAAGTTCCTGACCAATGAGACGCGCGAACGG GAGGTGTTTGACCGCCTGGGCATGATCTACACCGTGGGCTACTCCGTCTCGCTGGCATCTCTCACCGTGGCGGTCCTCATCCTGGCCTACTTTAG GAGGCTGCATTGCACACGCAATTACATCCACATGCATCTGTTCCTGTCCTTCATGCTTCGCGCCGTGAGCATCTTCGTCAAGGACGCGGTTCTCTACTCGGGCACCGCCCTCGACGAGGCTGAGCGCCTCACGGAGGAAGAGCTGCGCGCCATCGCCCAGGCaccgccgccgcccgccgccgccgccggctaC GTGGGCTGCCGGGTGGCTGTGACCTTCTTCCTTTACTTCCTGGCCACCAACTACTACTGGATTCTGGTGGAGGGGCTGTATCTGCACAGCCTCATCTTCATGGCCTTCTTCTCAGAGAAGAAGTACCTCTGGGGCTTCACAGTCTTCGGCTGGG GTCTGCCTGCCATCTTTGTGGCTGTGTGGGTCGGTGTGAGAGCTACCCTGGCCAACACCGG GTGCTGGGATCTCAGCTCCGGGAACAAGAAGTGGATCATCCAGGTGCCCATCCTGGCCTccattgtg CTCAACTTCATCCTCTTCATCAACATCGTCCGGGTTCTCGCCACCAAGCTGCGAGAGACCAATGCTGGCCGGTGTGACACGCGGCAGCAGTACCG GAAGCTGCTCAAATCCACACTGGTGCTCATGCCGCTCTTTGGCGTCCACTACATCGTCTTCATGGCCACGCCGTACACCGAGGTCTCAGGGACGCTCTGGCAAGTCCAGATGCACTACGAGATGCTCTTCAACTCCTTCCAG GGATTTTTTGTTGCCATCATATACTGTTTCTGCAATGGCGAG GTACAGGCTGAGATCAAGAAATCCTGGAGCCGCTGGACACTGGCACTGGACTTCAAGCGCAAGGCACGCAGCGGGAGCAGCAGCTACAGCTACGGTCCGATGGTGTCTCACACGAGCGTGACCAATGTAGGGCCCCGCACGGGACTTGGCCTGCCCCTCAGTCCCCGCCTGCTGCCCGCGGCCACCACCAATGGCCACCCCCCGCTGCCCGGCCACACCAAGTCAGGGTCCCCGGCTCTCCAGGCCACACCACCTGCCGTGGCTGCTCCTAAGGAAGATGGATTCCTCAATGGCTCCTGCTCGGGGCTGGATGAGGAGGCCTGTGCGCCAGAGAGGCCACCTGTCCTGCTGCAGGAGGAGTGGGagacagttatgtga
- the PTH1R gene encoding parathyroid hormone/parathyroid hormone-related peptide receptor isoform X4 — MTKEEQIFLLHRAQAQCEKRLKEVLQRPADIMESDKGWASASTSGKPKKEKPSGKLHPESEEDKEVPTGSRPRGRPCLPEWDHILCWPLGAPGEVVAMPCPDYIYDFNHKGHAYRRCDRNGSWELVPGHNRTWANYSECVKFLTNETREREVFDRLGMIYTVGYSVSLASLTVAVLILAYFRRLHCTRNYIHMHLFLSFMLRAVSIFVKDAVLYSGTALDEAERLTEEELRAIAQAPPPPAAAAGYVGCRVAVTFFLYFLATNYYWILVEGLYLHSLIFMAFFSEKKYLWGFTVFGWGLPAIFVAVWVGVRATLANTGCWDLSSGNKKWIIQVPILASIVLNFILFINIVRVLATKLRETNAGRCDTRQQYRKLLKSTLVLMPLFGVHYIVFMATPYTEVSGTLWQVQMHYEMLFNSFQGFFVAIIYCFCNGEVQAEIKKSWSRWTLALDFKRKARSGSSSYSYGPMVSHTSVTNVGPRTGLGLPLSPRLLPAATTNGHPPLPGHTKSGSPALQATPPAVAAPKEDGFLNGSCSGLDEEACAPERPPVLLQEEWETVM; from the exons ATGACCAAAGAGGAGCAGATCTTCCTGCTGCACCGTGCCCAGGCCCAATGTGAGAAGCGGCTCAAAGAAGTCCTGCAGAGGCcag CCGACATAATGGAATCAGACAAAGGATGGGCATCCGCGTccacatcagggaagcccaagaaagagaagccatctgggaagctccacCCTGAGTCCGAGGAGGACAAGGAGGTGCCCACTGGCAGCAGGCCCCGAG GGCGCCCCTGCCTGCCGGAGTGGGACCACATCCTGTGCTGGCCGCTGGGGGCTCCAGGGGAGGTGGTGGCCATGCCCTGTCCCGACTACATTTATGACTTCAATCACAAAG GCCATGCCTACCGCCGCTGTGACCGCAATGGCAGCTGGGAGCTGGTGCCTGGCCACAACCGCACGTGGGCCAACTACAGCGAGTGCGTCAAGTTCCTGACCAATGAGACGCGCGAACGG GAGGTGTTTGACCGCCTGGGCATGATCTACACCGTGGGCTACTCCGTCTCGCTGGCATCTCTCACCGTGGCGGTCCTCATCCTGGCCTACTTTAG GAGGCTGCATTGCACACGCAATTACATCCACATGCATCTGTTCCTGTCCTTCATGCTTCGCGCCGTGAGCATCTTCGTCAAGGACGCGGTTCTCTACTCGGGCACCGCCCTCGACGAGGCTGAGCGCCTCACGGAGGAAGAGCTGCGCGCCATCGCCCAGGCaccgccgccgcccgccgccgccgccggctaC GTGGGCTGCCGGGTGGCTGTGACCTTCTTCCTTTACTTCCTGGCCACCAACTACTACTGGATTCTGGTGGAGGGGCTGTATCTGCACAGCCTCATCTTCATGGCCTTCTTCTCAGAGAAGAAGTACCTCTGGGGCTTCACAGTCTTCGGCTGGG GTCTGCCTGCCATCTTTGTGGCTGTGTGGGTCGGTGTGAGAGCTACCCTGGCCAACACCGG GTGCTGGGATCTCAGCTCCGGGAACAAGAAGTGGATCATCCAGGTGCCCATCCTGGCCTccattgtg CTCAACTTCATCCTCTTCATCAACATCGTCCGGGTTCTCGCCACCAAGCTGCGAGAGACCAATGCTGGCCGGTGTGACACGCGGCAGCAGTACCG GAAGCTGCTCAAATCCACACTGGTGCTCATGCCGCTCTTTGGCGTCCACTACATCGTCTTCATGGCCACGCCGTACACCGAGGTCTCAGGGACGCTCTGGCAAGTCCAGATGCACTACGAGATGCTCTTCAACTCCTTCCAG GGATTTTTTGTTGCCATCATATACTGTTTCTGCAATGGCGAG GTACAGGCTGAGATCAAGAAATCCTGGAGCCGCTGGACACTGGCACTGGACTTCAAGCGCAAGGCACGCAGCGGGAGCAGCAGCTACAGCTACGGTCCGATGGTGTCTCACACGAGCGTGACCAATGTAGGGCCCCGCACGGGACTTGGCCTGCCCCTCAGTCCCCGCCTGCTGCCCGCGGCCACCACCAATGGCCACCCCCCGCTGCCCGGCCACACCAAGTCAGGGTCCCCGGCTCTCCAGGCCACACCACCTGCCGTGGCTGCTCCTAAGGAAGATGGATTCCTCAATGGCTCCTGCTCGGGGCTGGATGAGGAGGCCTGTGCGCCAGAGAGGCCACCTGTCCTGCTGCAGGAGGAGTGGGagacagttatgtga
- the PTH1R gene encoding parathyroid hormone/parathyroid hormone-related peptide receptor isoform X1: MGAARIAPGLALLLCCPVLSSAYALGPQQTARSGEHPSWDIPSLSHAPLGNRLDSDYQKLPSMGLLSDKWGTAPLPSPFFPLVDADDVMTKEEQIFLLHRAQAQCEKRLKEVLQRPADIMESDKGWASASTSGKPKKEKPSGKLHPESEEDKEVPTGSRPRGRPCLPEWDHILCWPLGAPGEVVAMPCPDYIYDFNHKGHAYRRCDRNGSWELVPGHNRTWANYSECVKFLTNETREREVFDRLGMIYTVGYSVSLASLTVAVLILAYFRRLHCTRNYIHMHLFLSFMLRAVSIFVKDAVLYSGTALDEAERLTEEELRAIAQAPPPPAAAAGYVGCRVAVTFFLYFLATNYYWILVEGLYLHSLIFMAFFSEKKYLWGFTVFGWGLPAIFVAVWVGVRATLANTGCWDLSSGNKKWIIQVPILASIVLNFILFINIVRVLATKLRETNAGRCDTRQQYRKLLKSTLVLMPLFGVHYIVFMATPYTEVSGTLWQVQMHYEMLFNSFQGFFVAIIYCFCNGEVQAEIKKSWSRWTLALDFKRKARSGSSSYSYGPMVSHTSVTNVGPRTGLGLPLSPRLLPAATTNGHPPLPGHTKSGSPALQATPPAVAAPKEDGFLNGSCSGLDEEACAPERPPVLLQEEWETVM; encoded by the exons GGCCCCCAACAGACGGCAAGATCCGGTGAGCATCCATCCTGGGACATTCCATCCCTTTCCCACGCACCCTTGGGGAACAGACTGGACAGCGACTATCAGaagctgccttctatggggttacTATCGGACaagtgggggacagcccctcttccttcccctttttTCCCTCTG GTGGATGCAGATGACGTCATGACCAAAGAGGAGCAGATCTTCCTGCTGCACCGTGCCCAGGCCCAATGTGAGAAGCGGCTCAAAGAAGTCCTGCAGAGGCcag CCGACATAATGGAATCAGACAAAGGATGGGCATCCGCGTccacatcagggaagcccaagaaagagaagccatctgggaagctccacCCTGAGTCCGAGGAGGACAAGGAGGTGCCCACTGGCAGCAGGCCCCGAG GGCGCCCCTGCCTGCCGGAGTGGGACCACATCCTGTGCTGGCCGCTGGGGGCTCCAGGGGAGGTGGTGGCCATGCCCTGTCCCGACTACATTTATGACTTCAATCACAAAG GCCATGCCTACCGCCGCTGTGACCGCAATGGCAGCTGGGAGCTGGTGCCTGGCCACAACCGCACGTGGGCCAACTACAGCGAGTGCGTCAAGTTCCTGACCAATGAGACGCGCGAACGG GAGGTGTTTGACCGCCTGGGCATGATCTACACCGTGGGCTACTCCGTCTCGCTGGCATCTCTCACCGTGGCGGTCCTCATCCTGGCCTACTTTAG GAGGCTGCATTGCACACGCAATTACATCCACATGCATCTGTTCCTGTCCTTCATGCTTCGCGCCGTGAGCATCTTCGTCAAGGACGCGGTTCTCTACTCGGGCACCGCCCTCGACGAGGCTGAGCGCCTCACGGAGGAAGAGCTGCGCGCCATCGCCCAGGCaccgccgccgcccgccgccgccgccggctaC GTGGGCTGCCGGGTGGCTGTGACCTTCTTCCTTTACTTCCTGGCCACCAACTACTACTGGATTCTGGTGGAGGGGCTGTATCTGCACAGCCTCATCTTCATGGCCTTCTTCTCAGAGAAGAAGTACCTCTGGGGCTTCACAGTCTTCGGCTGGG GTCTGCCTGCCATCTTTGTGGCTGTGTGGGTCGGTGTGAGAGCTACCCTGGCCAACACCGG GTGCTGGGATCTCAGCTCCGGGAACAAGAAGTGGATCATCCAGGTGCCCATCCTGGCCTccattgtg CTCAACTTCATCCTCTTCATCAACATCGTCCGGGTTCTCGCCACCAAGCTGCGAGAGACCAATGCTGGCCGGTGTGACACGCGGCAGCAGTACCG GAAGCTGCTCAAATCCACACTGGTGCTCATGCCGCTCTTTGGCGTCCACTACATCGTCTTCATGGCCACGCCGTACACCGAGGTCTCAGGGACGCTCTGGCAAGTCCAGATGCACTACGAGATGCTCTTCAACTCCTTCCAG GGATTTTTTGTTGCCATCATATACTGTTTCTGCAATGGCGAG GTACAGGCTGAGATCAAGAAATCCTGGAGCCGCTGGACACTGGCACTGGACTTCAAGCGCAAGGCACGCAGCGGGAGCAGCAGCTACAGCTACGGTCCGATGGTGTCTCACACGAGCGTGACCAATGTAGGGCCCCGCACGGGACTTGGCCTGCCCCTCAGTCCCCGCCTGCTGCCCGCGGCCACCACCAATGGCCACCCCCCGCTGCCCGGCCACACCAAGTCAGGGTCCCCGGCTCTCCAGGCCACACCACCTGCCGTGGCTGCTCCTAAGGAAGATGGATTCCTCAATGGCTCCTGCTCGGGGCTGGATGAGGAGGCCTGTGCGCCAGAGAGGCCACCTGTCCTGCTGCAGGAGGAGTGGGagacagttatgtga